Proteins encoded by one window of Streptomyces sp. NBC_01571:
- a CDS encoding PAS domain-containing protein, with protein MPQNEAVPAVEDSAVLEALFRQSPTGLLILDRELRVLRASLPRPVLRKEPAEQPIGRRLTDVYALSAPGELEAMLKGVLESGTPAQSRLVGLRPKGAPGPEYLFSVSASRLQSPQGRVLGVLAELLDVTEREKVSARVRVFGSVRKNVGRTLDVVTTCEELVHAVVGKLADVAVVDVVDAVVRGYHPPLSPLGRQVPLRRAACGHSGGEEQMQAHPASDVRAPPFSTPYTQTLGDLKPRLVTLGPDTPWLAADPPRAEAIRASGAHSLITAPLTLRGAVLGLLSLYRTHQADGYEEGDLTLALAVADGHPLPGRIGPGARRAPRAPQRHHHQPRPGTRGARRAVHRQCPPLHPRTHNRPDHPAPCAALPRLFFDTHADTAAYLQAAGLLSTGSLT; from the coding sequence GTGCCGCAGAACGAGGCTGTTCCGGCCGTCGAGGACAGTGCTGTGTTGGAGGCTCTGTTCCGCCAGTCCCCTACCGGCCTGCTCATCTTGGACAGGGAGCTGCGGGTCCTGCGCGCCAGTCTCCCCCGGCCAGTTCTGCGTAAAGAGCCGGCCGAACAGCCGATCGGCCGACGCCTCACCGACGTGTACGCCCTTTCCGCTCCCGGTGAGCTGGAGGCGATGCTGAAGGGCGTGCTGGAGAGCGGCACGCCCGCTCAGAGCCGGCTGGTGGGGCTACGTCCGAAGGGCGCGCCGGGCCCGGAGTACCTGTTCTCCGTCTCGGCATCCCGTCTGCAGAGCCCGCAGGGGAGAGTCCTGGGGGTGCTGGCGGAACTGCTTGATGTCACCGAACGCGAAAAGGTGAGCGCCCGCGTGCGCGTCTTCGGTTCGGTGCGCAAGAACGTGGGACGGACCCTCGATGTGGTGACCACCTGCGAGGAACTGGTGCACGCGGTGGTGGGGAAGCTCGCCGACGTCGCCGTGGTGGATGTGGTGGACGCGGTGGTGCGTGGCTATCACCCTCCGTTGAGCCCGCTGGGGCGGCAGGTACCGCTGCGCCGTGCCGCCTGCGGCCACAGCGGCGGCGAGGAGCAGATGCAGGCCCATCCGGCGAGTGACGTGCGCGCTCCGCCGTTCTCGACGCCCTACACCCAGACGCTGGGCGACCTCAAGCCGCGCCTCGTCACGCTGGGTCCGGACACACCCTGGCTGGCAGCCGATCCGCCACGCGCCGAGGCGATCCGCGCGTCCGGTGCCCACAGCCTGATCACGGCGCCCCTGACGCTGCGCGGAGCCGTCCTGGGCCTGCTGAGCCTCTACCGCACCCACCAGGCGGACGGCTACGAGGAGGGCGATCTCACCCTCGCCCTCGCGGTGGCCGACGGCCACCCACTCCCTGGCCGCATTGGACCTGGAGCCCGACGAGCTCCTCGCGCGCCTCAACGACACCACCATCAGCCTCGCCCAGGAACGCGCGGCGCACGCCGCGCTGTGCATCGACAATGCCCGCCGCTACACCCGCGAACACACAATCGCCCTGACCATCCAGCGCCATGTGCTGCTCTCCCGCGCCTGTTCTTCGACACCCACGCGGACACGGCCGCCTATCTGCAGGCCGCAGGACTGTTGTCCACCGGCTCCCTGACCTAG
- a CDS encoding transposase family protein: MVTYVATLDVPRHVVDYLSRLLAAHRRWIGTRRGSRALGPFRQAVLVLRWFREHGCVHCLARDAGVSQATGYRYLHEGIHVLAEQAPELHEVLEHCRREGMTHVILDGTLIESDRLAGTRDNGNDLWFSQRHKAFGGNVQFLSAPDGTPLWVSDVEPGSTPDITAARLHALPALYKAAADGLPTLADKGYIGAGIGIIVPTRRPKARSEQALHANTRTTNNLIRGIRALGERAAAELKQRWRALQYVTVSPSWIGDIARASLALNRIWK, from the coding sequence TTGGTCACGTATGTTGCCACGCTCGATGTCCCGCGCCATGTCGTGGACTACCTGTCTCGACTACTGGCCGCACATCGGCGGTGGATCGGTACTCGGCGCGGTAGTCGGGCGCTTGGACCGTTTCGCCAGGCGGTGCTGGTCCTGCGCTGGTTCCGCGAGCATGGCTGCGTGCACTGCTTGGCCCGCGACGCTGGCGTTTCCCAGGCCACCGGCTACCGCTACCTGCACGAAGGCATCCACGTCCTGGCCGAACAAGCCCCGGAGCTGCACGAGGTACTGGAGCACTGCCGACGCGAGGGCATGACCCACGTCATCCTCGACGGCACGCTGATCGAATCCGACCGCCTCGCGGGCACTCGCGACAACGGCAACGATCTATGGTTCAGCCAGAGACACAAGGCGTTCGGCGGCAACGTGCAGTTCCTCTCCGCCCCGGACGGCACCCCGTTGTGGGTCTCCGATGTCGAACCCGGCTCCACTCCTGACATCACGGCCGCCCGACTCCACGCCCTGCCCGCGCTGTACAAGGCCGCGGCCGACGGGCTGCCCACCCTCGCCGACAAGGGCTACATCGGCGCAGGAATCGGCATCATCGTCCCGACCCGGCGCCCGAAGGCCCGCTCCGAGCAGGCACTGCACGCGAACACGCGCACCACAAATAACCTGATCAGAGGCATACGAGCCCTCGGCGAACGCGCAGCCGCCGAACTCAAGCAACGCTGGCGCGCTCTGCAGTACGTCACTGTCAGCCCCAGCTGGATCGGTGACATCGCCCGCGCCTCCCTCGCACTCAACCGAATCTGGAAGTGA
- a CDS encoding SDR family NAD(P)-dependent oxidoreductase, translating into MTHPFDMRGRTALVTGSTAGIGLAVAKGLHGLGARVVLSSNDEADIKEAINALATDGIEVEGIVCDLNDPDSVRTLAERAHARFGRIDALIAHAGGHTHVGPLIDTPDEDVERTFRTSVFHNLILIEGFLPLMAAQGGGSVVVTSSIASLRASTRLAVYGAAKAALNSLVRNIAAEWGDRGVRANAVAPGTVRTRFSQALWSDPERERAAGANTALGRIAEPEDIVGAVLLFASDAGSYISGQTLLVDAGRSIL; encoded by the coding sequence ATGACCCACCCCTTCGACATGCGCGGGAGGACCGCGCTCGTCACCGGCTCCACAGCGGGTATCGGACTCGCTGTTGCCAAGGGGCTGCACGGCCTCGGGGCACGCGTCGTCCTGTCGAGCAACGACGAGGCCGACATCAAGGAAGCCATCAACGCGCTTGCTACGGACGGGATCGAGGTCGAAGGGATCGTCTGCGACCTCAACGATCCCGACAGCGTGCGCACCCTCGCCGAGCGAGCGCACGCCCGGTTCGGCCGGATCGACGCACTGATCGCGCACGCCGGCGGCCACACACACGTCGGCCCGCTCATCGACACCCCCGACGAGGACGTCGAGCGGACCTTCCGGACCTCGGTCTTCCACAACCTCATCCTGATCGAGGGGTTCCTCCCGCTGATGGCCGCGCAGGGCGGCGGCAGCGTGGTCGTCACGTCGAGCATCGCGTCGCTGCGAGCCAGCACCAGGCTCGCGGTGTACGGCGCGGCCAAGGCGGCGCTCAACTCGCTCGTGCGCAACATCGCCGCCGAGTGGGGCGACCGCGGGGTGCGGGCCAACGCCGTCGCCCCGGGCACGGTGCGGACCCGGTTCTCCCAGGCCCTGTGGTCGGACCCGGAGCGCGAGCGGGCCGCCGGCGCCAACACCGCGCTCGGGCGGATTGCCGAACCGGAGGACATCGTCGGGGCCGTGCTGCTGTTCGCCTCCGACGCCGGCTCCTACATCTCCGGCCAGACCCTGCTTGTCGACGCCGGCCGCTCCATCCTCTGA
- the ligD gene encoding non-homologous end-joining DNA ligase, translating into MAPNSSGAPWSPPSIAPMLAVPGPLPVPDADWAFEAKWDGARCILTTTGDGTVRLVSRAGNDVTVTYPELQALGGVLHGRGVVLDGEVVVLDRSGRSDFGLLQRRMGVVNARRAARLALDSPAHLMIFDVMFLDGHTLLGSSYGERREALSLLGLDGPHWSTPAYVHGNGAQVWDAVVREGLEGVVAKRLSSPYTPGVRSADWRKTRRTETLDVIIGGWTQRRGAAEGVLGAVLVGLDGPAGLRYAGSVGSGMSEHEIGELSAYLTVITRSTPPFVDRPDVVGAHWVEPRLVAEVTASEWTAAGRLRHPVWQRLRPDLTRLE; encoded by the coding sequence ATGGCCCCGAATTCTTCCGGCGCCCCTTGGTCGCCTCCTTCGATCGCACCGATGCTGGCCGTTCCGGGCCCGCTGCCCGTGCCCGACGCGGACTGGGCGTTCGAGGCCAAGTGGGACGGTGCGCGCTGCATCCTGACCACGACGGGCGACGGAACGGTGCGGCTGGTCTCGCGCGCGGGCAACGACGTCACCGTGACCTATCCCGAGCTGCAGGCCCTGGGCGGCGTCCTGCACGGGCGTGGTGTGGTCCTGGACGGCGAGGTCGTGGTCCTGGACAGGTCCGGACGGTCCGACTTCGGGCTGCTCCAGCGCCGGATGGGCGTGGTCAACGCCCGCCGTGCCGCGCGACTGGCACTGGATTCTCCCGCCCATTTGATGATCTTCGATGTCATGTTCCTCGACGGCCACACCCTGCTCGGCTCCTCCTACGGCGAGCGGCGCGAGGCCCTGTCCCTGCTGGGGCTGGACGGCCCGCACTGGTCGACACCCGCATATGTGCACGGGAACGGGGCGCAGGTGTGGGACGCCGTGGTTCGTGAAGGGCTGGAGGGCGTGGTAGCCAAGAGGCTCTCCTCCCCTTACACGCCGGGGGTCCGATCGGCCGACTGGCGCAAGACCAGACGGACGGAGACCTTGGACGTGATCATCGGCGGCTGGACGCAGCGAAGAGGCGCGGCCGAAGGTGTGCTGGGTGCGGTACTGGTGGGCTTGGACGGGCCCGCCGGACTGCGGTACGCGGGATCGGTGGGATCGGGGATGTCGGAGCATGAGATCGGCGAACTCAGTGCGTATCTCACGGTCATCACGCGCTCGACGCCCCCGTTCGTCGACCGGCCCGACGTGGTCGGCGCGCACTGGGTCGAGCCGCGGCTGGTGGCGGAGGTCACCGCCTCGGAGTGGACGGCGGCCGGCCGTCTGCGTCATCCGGTCTGGCAACGGCTACGGCCGGATCTGACCCGGCTGGAGTGA
- a CDS encoding GNAT family N-acetyltransferase → MTPTLRTERLLLEPYIPEDEEDFVALFQDTRVSQWMGDGPASEAADRALFGRIFTKVYAQELFDVWAVRRDGLLVGHAEIKPTDAVGGHEIVYALAPAAWGSGLGAEVAEAIVAYGFDALGLTKVYATVAAPNKASLTLLDGIGFEHVRDITEDDSSTTRVLTCHLPASDKSPLARAGTEGSRRRLTG, encoded by the coding sequence GTGACCCCAACTCTGCGCACCGAGCGGCTGCTGCTGGAGCCGTACATCCCTGAGGACGAAGAGGACTTTGTCGCTCTGTTCCAGGACACCAGGGTGTCGCAGTGGATGGGTGACGGCCCTGCTTCCGAAGCAGCAGACCGGGCCCTGTTCGGGCGGATCTTCACGAAGGTCTACGCCCAGGAACTGTTCGATGTCTGGGCTGTCCGTCGGGACGGACTCCTGGTCGGGCATGCCGAGATCAAGCCGACCGACGCCGTCGGAGGCCACGAGATCGTCTACGCTCTGGCCCCGGCGGCATGGGGGTCTGGCCTGGGCGCCGAGGTGGCAGAGGCGATCGTCGCCTATGGCTTTGACGCCCTCGGGCTGACCAAGGTCTACGCCACCGTAGCTGCACCGAACAAGGCCTCACTGACCCTGCTGGACGGAATCGGTTTCGAGCATGTCCGGGACATCACAGAGGACGACAGCAGCACCACCCGCGTGTTGACCTGCCATCTGCCTGCGAGCGACAAGTCGCCCCTCGCCCGGGCGGGGACGGAAGGTTCCAGACGGCGTCTGACCGGCTGA
- a CDS encoding MFS transporter, giving the protein MVTPTSEDQSAPSLRAAAPVSDASRGRSYFASTVGNLLEWFDWAVYAAMSPFIATALFNPANKVSGLLATLAVFAVGFVMRPVGGVVFGFLANRRGRKFVLLVTMIGMAAGTLSIAVIPTYAAIGGWSSFLLVVARLLQGLAHGGETAISYSYVTEVAPRERRGLWSSGVLGCVIAGTILANAVAGTLTAATSEGFMADGGWRIPFVIGAALGIYALFLRRSMMESDVYERATTSGAGDARSITSLPSWSAGRIVRRSTQLVLYVAGGSVVQYTWTAYAGTYAITQKHMSPSAAYWSLLVAQVVGLAFMPFWGWVSDRVGRRPLVIAYGIVFAALVYPAFTFIGSTWWTLAVPATVIFALWGMSGSQSPAVQAENVTTRHRAPVVGAVSSIAAALFGGTAPYLSAYTGSIGAPWAFQVFVIVLCLISAIVGFTLKETKGVDLEKV; this is encoded by the coding sequence ATGGTCACTCCCACCTCCGAGGACCAGTCGGCGCCGAGCCTGCGCGCGGCTGCGCCGGTCTCGGACGCGTCCCGCGGTCGTTCGTATTTCGCCAGCACGGTCGGCAACCTGCTCGAATGGTTCGACTGGGCGGTCTACGCCGCCATGTCACCGTTCATCGCGACGGCGTTGTTCAACCCGGCCAACAAGGTGTCCGGGCTGCTCGCGACGCTCGCGGTGTTCGCCGTCGGATTCGTCATGCGGCCGGTCGGCGGCGTCGTATTCGGCTTCCTCGCCAACCGCCGCGGCCGCAAGTTCGTCCTGCTGGTGACGATGATCGGCATGGCGGCCGGCACGCTGTCGATCGCCGTCATCCCGACCTACGCCGCCATCGGCGGATGGTCGTCGTTCCTCCTCGTCGTCGCACGGCTCCTGCAGGGACTCGCGCACGGCGGCGAGACGGCGATCTCCTACTCCTACGTCACCGAGGTCGCACCGCGTGAAAGACGCGGACTGTGGTCGAGCGGCGTGCTCGGCTGCGTCATCGCGGGAACAATCCTCGCCAACGCCGTCGCCGGCACCCTCACTGCAGCTACCTCCGAGGGCTTCATGGCGGACGGTGGATGGCGCATCCCGTTCGTCATCGGCGCGGCGCTGGGCATCTACGCGCTGTTCCTGCGCCGTTCGATGATGGAGAGCGACGTCTACGAGCGGGCGACCACATCCGGCGCCGGCGACGCACGCTCCATCACCAGCCTCCCCTCCTGGTCAGCGGGCCGGATCGTGCGCCGCAGCACGCAGCTGGTGCTCTACGTCGCCGGCGGCTCCGTAGTGCAGTACACCTGGACCGCCTACGCGGGCACCTACGCCATCACGCAGAAGCACATGAGCCCGAGCGCCGCCTACTGGTCGCTGCTGGTCGCGCAGGTTGTCGGACTCGCGTTCATGCCGTTCTGGGGATGGGTCTCCGACCGCGTCGGGCGCCGTCCGCTGGTCATCGCCTACGGCATCGTGTTCGCTGCGCTCGTCTACCCGGCGTTCACGTTCATCGGGTCCACGTGGTGGACGCTCGCCGTTCCCGCGACCGTCATCTTCGCCCTGTGGGGCATGTCCGGCTCCCAGTCGCCCGCCGTGCAGGCCGAGAACGTCACGACCCGGCACCGCGCCCCCGTCGTCGGCGCCGTCAGCTCGATCGCCGCGGCGCTTTTCGGCGGCACCGCGCCCTACCTCAGCGCGTACACCGGCTCCATCGGCGCGCCCTGGGCTTTCCAGGTCTTCGTCATCGTGCTGTGCCTGATCAGCGCGATCGTCGGCTTCACCCTCAAGGAGACCAAGGGCGTCGACCTGGAGAAGGTCTGA
- a CDS encoding helix-turn-helix domain-containing protein, whose product MTDTPAGQEAPKPRADSVVLDAKGLRALAHPVRVHLLGLLRKYGPSTATRLAERLGVNSGTASYHLRQLGAAGFVEEDTERGNARERWWRSLHRMTELNDPELAEREPEAALTYLQSVAAAYTLRTQRAVNELETMPRAWRDTFDMSDWALRLTPEESAALREELRAVVARYRSDTPEAAASAPEGAERVAVITHLIPELDAPGVPELPSGPQEAAGTERS is encoded by the coding sequence ATGACTGACACACCTGCGGGGCAGGAGGCTCCGAAGCCCAGGGCCGACTCCGTCGTTCTGGATGCCAAGGGGCTGCGCGCCCTGGCCCACCCGGTCCGCGTGCACCTGCTCGGGCTGCTCCGGAAGTACGGTCCGTCGACGGCTACCCGCCTCGCCGAGCGACTCGGCGTGAACTCCGGCACCGCCAGCTACCACCTGCGCCAACTCGGCGCGGCCGGTTTCGTCGAGGAGGACACGGAACGGGGCAACGCCCGCGAGCGCTGGTGGCGTTCACTGCATCGGATGACGGAGCTGAACGACCCGGAGCTGGCCGAGCGAGAGCCCGAGGCCGCCCTGACCTACCTGCAGTCCGTCGCCGCCGCGTACACCCTTCGCACCCAACGCGCGGTCAACGAGCTTGAGACGATGCCCCGTGCGTGGCGGGACACCTTCGACATGAGCGACTGGGCCCTGCGGCTCACACCCGAGGAGAGCGCTGCCCTGCGCGAGGAGTTGCGGGCAGTCGTCGCCCGCTACCGGAGCGATACCCCGGAGGCAGCGGCGAGCGCCCCGGAGGGAGCCGAGCGGGTCGCCGTCATCACCCACCTCATACCCGAACTCGACGCGCCCGGCGTCCCGGAGCTCCCTTCCGGTCCTCAGGAGGCGGCAGGAACGGAGCGGTCATGA
- a CDS encoding cytochrome P450, whose product MPPNSKAIVCPFDFSTGLEFDPSLAALMARDSITRIRLPYGDADAWLVTGFDAVRQVTTDQRFSRAGIMGFDYPRLTPEPIVSPESINVMDPPHSSRLRRLASQAFTKGHVERMRQRITRLADTLLDEMAAQGPPADLAHHLSNRLPQHTICDVLGIVQDDWPRMDRYVHQLLSTGPDSRESAATAKSELRAYFGGLVEERRRSPGDDLISVLATAKDGEDALDDRELAVMALTLMLSGHDTATCQISNISYLLLTRPELLKHLRSRPENLTAVVNELLRFIPFRKGVGIPRVALEDVEMDGVQIRAGDFVHVSYLTANRDPERYPNPDTIDPDRPALPHMTFGWGGHLCVAVPLAMAELEVAIGQLLERFPELRLAVPPEEVRWDTETIRRFPIELPVTW is encoded by the coding sequence ATGCCCCCCAACAGCAAAGCAATCGTATGTCCGTTTGATTTCAGTACGGGCTTGGAATTCGACCCCTCCCTCGCGGCGCTCATGGCCCGCGATTCCATCACCCGGATCCGGCTGCCGTACGGCGACGCCGACGCCTGGCTGGTCACCGGGTTCGATGCGGTGCGGCAGGTGACCACCGATCAGCGGTTCAGCCGGGCGGGGATCATGGGGTTCGACTATCCGCGGCTGACGCCGGAGCCGATCGTCTCCCCGGAGTCGATCAACGTGATGGACCCGCCGCACAGCAGCCGTCTGCGCCGCCTGGCATCACAGGCCTTCACCAAGGGGCACGTGGAGCGGATGCGCCAGAGGATCACTCGCCTCGCGGACACCCTGCTCGACGAGATGGCCGCGCAGGGACCGCCCGCGGATCTCGCGCACCACCTGTCGAACCGGCTCCCGCAGCACACCATCTGCGACGTTCTCGGCATCGTCCAGGACGACTGGCCCCGGATGGACCGGTACGTCCACCAGTTGCTCTCCACCGGCCCCGACAGCCGCGAGAGCGCCGCGACCGCCAAGTCCGAGCTGCGGGCGTACTTCGGCGGCCTGGTCGAAGAACGGCGGCGCTCCCCCGGGGACGACCTGATCAGCGTGCTGGCCACCGCCAAGGACGGCGAGGACGCGCTCGACGACCGGGAACTGGCGGTCATGGCACTGACGCTGATGCTCAGCGGACACGACACGGCCACCTGCCAGATCAGCAACATCTCCTACCTCCTGCTGACCCGTCCCGAGCTGCTGAAGCACCTCAGGAGCCGTCCGGAGAACCTGACCGCCGTCGTGAACGAGCTGCTCCGCTTCATCCCCTTCCGTAAGGGGGTCGGCATTCCACGAGTGGCACTGGAAGATGTGGAGATGGACGGGGTACAGATCCGGGCGGGTGACTTCGTCCACGTCTCCTACCTGACCGCGAACCGTGACCCGGAGCGCTACCCGAACCCGGACACCATCGACCCGGACCGGCCCGCCCTGCCGCACATGACCTTCGGCTGGGGCGGACACCTGTGCGTCGCCGTGCCGCTGGCCATGGCCGAACTGGAAGTCGCCATCGGGCAGCTGCTGGAGCGGTTCCCGGAGCTCCGGCTGGCGGTGCCGCCCGAGGAAGTGCGCTGGGACACGGAGACGATCCGACGCTTCCCCATCGAGCTGCCCGTTACCTGGTAG
- a CDS encoding alpha/beta fold hydrolase: protein MSQTLTAPDQFVTVGDETYAYRTFGASEGTPLVFLSRLRGTMDDWDHALIDPIAAERPVILFDNLGVGRTSGHNPGTVTEMTASAIAFVEATADGPVDLLGFSLGGYIAQRFVLARPDLVRRVVLAGTGPGHGEGIQPSEPVVAPLRTAPELALDAFRVLFFTDSQAGIRAGDDMWRRIHLRADREPEVPMDAVLQQVAAIRNWSGGVEGGDQAFPELEKIWHPVLVANGEHDVMIPTVNSFIMSQKLPNAELHVYPDSGHGFLFQYPEAFSQLVNDFLARTGSRATA from the coding sequence ATGTCACAGACGCTCACTGCCCCCGACCAGTTCGTCACCGTCGGGGACGAGACCTACGCCTACCGGACCTTCGGCGCCTCGGAAGGGACGCCGCTGGTGTTCCTGAGCCGGCTGCGCGGCACGATGGACGACTGGGACCACGCCCTGATCGACCCGATCGCCGCCGAACGCCCCGTCATCCTCTTCGACAACCTCGGCGTCGGCCGCACCAGCGGCCACAACCCCGGGACCGTCACCGAGATGACCGCCTCCGCCATCGCGTTCGTCGAAGCGACCGCCGACGGTCCGGTCGACCTGCTCGGCTTCTCCCTGGGCGGCTACATCGCGCAGCGCTTCGTGCTGGCCCGCCCGGACCTGGTGCGCCGCGTCGTGCTGGCCGGAACCGGTCCGGGCCACGGCGAGGGTATCCAGCCGTCCGAGCCGGTGGTCGCCCCGCTGCGCACTGCCCCCGAGCTCGCGCTCGACGCGTTCCGAGTGCTGTTCTTCACCGACTCCCAAGCAGGCATCCGCGCCGGTGACGACATGTGGCGCCGCATCCACCTGCGCGCCGACCGCGAGCCCGAGGTACCGATGGACGCCGTCCTGCAGCAGGTCGCCGCGATCCGGAACTGGTCCGGCGGCGTCGAGGGCGGCGACCAGGCATTCCCGGAGCTGGAGAAGATCTGGCACCCCGTGCTCGTCGCCAACGGTGAGCACGACGTGATGATCCCGACCGTCAACTCATTCATCATGTCGCAGAAGCTGCCCAATGCCGAACTGCACGTGTACCCGGACTCCGGCCACGGTTTCCTCTTCCAGTACCCCGAGGCCTTCTCGCAGCTGGTCAACGACTTCCTTGCGCGCACCGGAAGCCGGGCGACGGCATGA
- a CDS encoding S41 family peptidase: MPTNAEIIGLALDRITSGYVFPQRVVEIEGAIRSQLAAGAYDTLNGLALCEAVTAHLQEVCPDKHLRLLWQDEPQSTDPADEDEGRAAFLAMLRAENQGIHRFEHLEGNIGHLDIRRIADAGDGARAIGAAMELVAHTSALILDLRECRGGSPEGAAMWCSYFFPDDQVHLNDIYERSTGSTRQYWTASHLPAPRYLDRPVYVLTSAITFSGGEDVAYTLQAHGRAVLVGETTRGGAHPTARHPVTEHITVTVPTARTISTVTRTNWEGVGVVPDLAAPSDQALEAAHKDALRRAA, translated from the coding sequence ATGCCTACCAACGCAGAGATAATCGGTCTGGCCCTGGACCGGATCACGTCCGGATACGTCTTCCCCCAGCGAGTCGTGGAGATCGAGGGTGCGATCCGGAGTCAGCTCGCTGCTGGGGCGTACGACACGCTGAACGGCCTCGCGCTCTGCGAGGCCGTGACCGCCCACCTGCAGGAGGTCTGCCCAGACAAGCATCTGAGACTGCTCTGGCAGGACGAGCCGCAGTCCACGGATCCGGCGGACGAGGACGAAGGCCGAGCGGCCTTCCTCGCAATGCTGAGGGCTGAGAACCAGGGCATCCACCGCTTCGAGCACCTCGAGGGCAACATCGGCCATCTCGACATCCGGCGCATCGCCGACGCCGGCGACGGCGCCCGCGCGATCGGTGCGGCCATGGAACTGGTCGCCCACACCAGTGCGCTCATCCTCGATCTGCGTGAGTGCCGCGGTGGCTCACCTGAGGGCGCCGCCATGTGGTGTAGCTATTTCTTCCCTGACGACCAGGTGCACCTCAACGACATCTACGAGCGCTCCACCGGCTCCACCCGGCAGTACTGGACCGCCTCGCACCTGCCCGCGCCGCGCTACCTCGACCGCCCCGTGTACGTACTCACCAGTGCCATCACGTTCTCGGGAGGGGAGGACGTGGCGTACACCCTGCAGGCGCACGGGCGGGCCGTTCTCGTCGGCGAGACGACCCGGGGTGGTGCTCACCCGACCGCCCGGCACCCGGTGACGGAACACATCACAGTCACCGTACCGACCGCCCGGACGATCAGCACCGTCACTAGGACCAACTGGGAGGGCGTGGGCGTGGTGCCGGACCTCGCCGCCCCCTCAGATCAGGCGCTCGAGGCGGCACACAAGGACGCACTGCGGCGCGCTGCGTAG
- a CDS encoding MFS transporter, protein MTEVVPGAGGIPGKRSLRPLGGVLAAMAVSLTGTRVSAVALPWFVLVTTGSATQTGLVAFCEMTPYVAVKAFTGPLVDRIGPRAVSWTTDLASAAAAAAVPLFHALDLLTFPLLLALVALIGAVRGPGDLAKEVMVPEAAERGRVPLERAAGLSGVTERLASTVGPAAGGSLVALLGPMTGLVVNASCFAFGSLIIGLALPRGMGHAVEADPSHAGETEPGYWRRFGEGFTFLRGELLLLTVIVMVGVTNLLDAGFATVLMPVWARESGNGPTAIGLMGSVMGATAVAGSLIAAVAAHRLPRRVVFFTGFLVAGAPRFLILASDAPLGAVLAVFAVSGFGSGFLNPVLGAVLFERVPRRMLGRVNALGDSLAWAGIPLGGLIAGAAVASVGLAPVLLAGGTAYFLTTNLAGLRPEWRDMDRGGGRGAPEPDPEEAVRSTRANLTARQGEADGKDCRVAGHRKSNCSAREAI, encoded by the coding sequence ATGACGGAAGTCGTCCCCGGCGCGGGCGGCATACCCGGCAAGCGGTCCTTACGGCCGCTGGGCGGGGTGCTGGCGGCCATGGCCGTGTCGCTGACCGGTACTCGCGTCTCTGCCGTCGCACTCCCCTGGTTCGTCCTCGTCACGACCGGCAGCGCCACCCAGACCGGACTGGTCGCCTTCTGCGAGATGACTCCCTACGTGGCGGTCAAGGCGTTCACCGGGCCGCTGGTGGACCGGATCGGGCCACGGGCCGTTTCCTGGACCACCGATCTGGCCAGCGCGGCCGCGGCCGCCGCGGTTCCCCTGTTCCACGCCTTGGACCTGCTCACCTTTCCGCTCCTGCTGGCGCTGGTCGCACTGATCGGCGCGGTCCGCGGCCCCGGAGACCTGGCCAAGGAGGTCATGGTCCCGGAGGCGGCCGAGCGCGGCCGGGTGCCGCTGGAGCGAGCCGCGGGTCTGTCCGGCGTGACCGAGCGGCTCGCGTCCACCGTCGGTCCGGCGGCCGGCGGCTCCCTGGTGGCGCTGCTCGGCCCCATGACGGGTCTGGTCGTCAACGCGAGCTGTTTCGCTTTCGGATCATTGATCATCGGACTGGCGCTGCCTCGTGGCATGGGGCACGCAGTCGAGGCGGACCCGTCGCACGCCGGCGAGACGGAACCGGGGTACTGGCGACGATTCGGCGAGGGCTTCACCTTCCTGCGTGGCGAGTTGCTGCTGCTGACCGTCATCGTCATGGTCGGGGTCACCAACCTGCTGGACGCGGGATTCGCCACGGTGCTCATGCCGGTCTGGGCCAGAGAGTCCGGCAACGGACCGACCGCGATCGGCCTGATGGGCAGCGTGATGGGAGCGACGGCGGTCGCTGGGAGTCTGATCGCCGCGGTGGCGGCGCACCGCCTGCCGCGCCGGGTGGTGTTCTTCACCGGCTTCCTGGTGGCCGGGGCGCCGAGGTTCCTGATTCTGGCCTCCGACGCGCCGTTGGGGGCGGTCCTTGCCGTGTTCGCCGTCAGTGGATTCGGGTCGGGCTTCCTCAACCCGGTACTGGGAGCAGTCCTGTTCGAGCGGGTGCCGCGCCGGATGCTGGGCCGGGTCAACGCGCTCGGTGACTCGCTGGCCTGGGCCGGTATTCCTCTCGGTGGACTGATCGCCGGAGCGGCGGTGGCCTCCGTCGGACTTGCGCCGGTGCTGCTCGCCGGCGGGACTGCGTACTTCCTCACGACGAACCTGGCCGGACTGCGGCCGGAATGGCGTGACATGGACCGTGGGGGCGGGCGAGGTGCCCCGGAGCCGGACCCCGAGGAAGCGGTTCGGTCGACGCGTGCGAATCTCACGGCACGACAGGGAGAGGCGGACGGCAAGGATTGTCGGGTCGCAGGCCACCGGAAGAGCAACTGCTCGGCCAGGGAGGCGATCTGA